The Triticum dicoccoides isolate Atlit2015 ecotype Zavitan chromosome 6A, WEW_v2.0, whole genome shotgun sequence genome has a window encoding:
- the LOC119318510 gene encoding uncharacterized protein LOC119318510, with product MLSLHRFDRRNNQDISDWANKHRAWIEIWNQRDTLVQSENRPHNQSAYQKYQVWYADRYRLKLKPGWTHEEWSELVSEDPETAEGYHTFNTAVRDTRGAHVDYAPMHDEMGRELLLCVNDANVALSHPPGGALSERTLRSTMEKFKKRFHKMAAMLSCHGAKSSDVYAPGSRAARANKRRYVQNEEDIEEEVNEEEPAHQEEPTHHDEHEYDATHQEDHEYDVDAPQPSQVTQPTQGNARSRKGKAIAKTPGQKGRKKIWNTQFHSPEYPHQFMPAGMQRYKSNIDAEAEEASEEEEHEASEEEEHTLADIVKRGRKK from the exons atgctatctctgcatcg GTTCGATCGAAGGAACAATCAGGATATATCGGATTGGGCAAACAAACACCGTGCGTGGATAGAAATTTGGAATCAAAGAGACACGTTAGTGCAATCAGAGAATAGACCTCACAATCAGTCAGCATATCAGAAGTATCAAGTGTGGTATGCGGATCGTTACCGGTTAAAGCTGAAGCCAGGTTGGACTCACGAGGAGTGGTCGGAGTTggtgtctgaagacccggagactgcagaaggttatcataccttcaacacggctgtgagagacaccagaggggctcaTGTTGACTACGCACCGATGCATGACGAAATG GGCAGAGAGTTGCTTCTGTGCGTCAACGATGCCAATGTTGCACTGAGTCATCCACCTGGTGGTGCATTATCTGAGAGGACTCTTAGGAGCACGATGGAG AAGTTCAAGAAGCGGTTCCATAAGATGGCAGCTATGCTTTCTTGCCATGGTGCTAAGTCCAGTGACGTGTATGCACCAGGTAGCCGCGCCGCCAGAGCTAATAAACGGCGTTATGTCCAGAACGAAGAGGACATAGAGGAGGAGGTCAATGAAGAGGAGCCAGCACATCAAGAGGAGCCAACACATCATGATGAGCATGAGTatgatgcaacacatcaagaggatcatgagtatgatgttgatgctccacaaccatcACAGGTTACACAACCGACACAAGGCAATGCCCGCTCTAGAAAAGGCAAAGCAATAGCTAAGACACCGGGCCAGAAAGGTAGAAAGAAGATATGGAacactcaattccatagtccggagtatccTCATCAATTTATGCCTGCGGGAATGCAAAGATATAAGTCGAACATTGATGCAGAGGCGGAGGAGGCTAGCGAAGAGGAGGAGCATGAGGCTAGCGAAGAGGAGGAGCATACACTTGCAGATATCGTGAAGAGAGGAAGGAAGAAGTGA
- the LOC119318511 gene encoding nucleoporin gle1-like, whose protein sequence is MPKTWLEASLDKKKEKDVPTPPCWCGDVCKLKVSTDRNKSWTEGRRFFVCPNYAHDRRRPTNAYDIPPSPPPLCKYFTWIDHEVPKDIQEDQRADWLRRQRLFEESYARGLERERREKEARERKKREQERARKEKAARQEERASKLARARDAREEDEARDKKGKWPRTTQ, encoded by the exons ATGCCGAAGACGTGGTTGGAGGCCAGTTtggacaagaagaaggagaaggatgtgCCCACACCACCATGTTGGTGTGGTGATGTTTGCAAGCTGAAGGTGTCCACTGACCGCAACAAGTCATGGACAGAAGGTAGAAGGTTTTTCGTGTGTCCCAACTATGCACATGATCGTCGAAGGCCAACTAACGCATATGACATACCACCG TCCCCTCCTCCACTTTGCAAGTACTTCACTTGGATAGATCACGAGGTACCAAAAGATATCCAAGAGGACCAACGTGCAGATTGGTTACGGAGGCAGCGCCTATTCGAGGAGTCCTATGCACGGGGATTGGAGCGGGAGCGTCGTGAGAAGGAGGCTCGTGAGCGCAAGAAGCGTGAGCAAGAGAGGGCACGCAAAGAGAAGGCGGCTCGTCAAGAAGAGAGGGCAAGCAAACTTGCAAGGGCTCGCGATGCACGAGAGGAGGACgaggcacgtgacaagaagggaaAGTGGCCCCGGACTACTCAGTAG